A region of Drosophila mauritiana strain mau12 chromosome 3L, ASM438214v1, whole genome shotgun sequence DNA encodes the following proteins:
- the LOC117141057 gene encoding ficolin-2 isoform X2 encodes MMRPQLAAMAIVMVLAVICGFGTGSVLEVPGVTQAPPLPPRNLRSNQTRSRMPNNFRSIATPTSAPRCDYKELMTNLHDRVGILVTLDEDQRHRLEVIDKKLDQLVESSSARMESMKAQQLDFLQRLDSFEHIQRLSRNTLDELKDISRTVRDVSQEQYPSSGVGTFNESNLNLSSRLDALATLLASTALSVRSVQVEVANLSRAIRRQSRLIQGKGFRSTPSQQPIFYGPTGLNGPTATRQLPSSCSYSFLANHGILKVQLTPESESFYVSCDEDWTVILSRTSDDVNFERGWLDYRDGFGNLAGDFFIGLNKLHALTSSALHELRIVMEDFSGNVAYAGYSLFAIGSEKELYPLVLLGKFQDSLTPSAGDSLSYHAGAKFSTVDQDNDNCLECNCALRHKGAGWFNNCAKSNLFGEYTTQNQAGETGIWWDTFSGQNSLKRVRWMIRPISEGTDDARR; translated from the exons ATGATGAGGCCCCAATTAGCGGCCATGGCCATTGTCATGGTGCTGGCTGTGATCTGCGGTTTCGGCACTGGTTCCGTGCTGGAAGTACCCGGAGTCACACAGGCACCACCACTCCCACCTCGTAACCTGCGAAGCAACCAAACGCGGTCGCGCATGCCCAACAACTTCCGA AGCATTGCGACCCCCACAAGTGCTCCCAGATGTGACTACAAGGAGCTGATGACCAATCTGCACGATCGCGTTGGCATCTTGGTGACCTTGGACGAGGACCAGCGCCACCGCCTGGAAGTCATCGATAAGAA ATTGGATCAGCTGGTGGAAAGCAGTTCGGCCCGCATGGAATCGATGAAGGCCCAGCAACTGGACTTCCTGCAGCGACTGGACAGTTTTGAGCACATCCAGCGGCTTTCGAGGAACACTCTAGACGAGCTTAAAG ATATCTCGCGCACTGTTCGTGACGTTTCGCAGGAACAGTATCCCAGCTCGGGAGTAGGTACATTTAATGAATCCAACTTGAATTTATCAAGTCGCCTGGATGCCTTGGCCACTCTTTTGGCTTCTACTGCTCTCAGTgtcagatctgtgcaggtTGAAGTGGCCAATCTTTCGCGGGCCATTAG GCGCCAAAGCCGTTTGATCCAGGGTAAAGGATTTAGGTCGACACCAAGTCAGCAGCCAATCTTCTATGGCCCAACTGGATTGAATGGACCAACAGCTACACGGCAGTTGCCTAGTAGTTGCTCCTATTCCTTCCTTGCTAACCACGGAATTCTGAAAGTCCAGCTCACACCCGAATCGGAATCATTCTACGTATCCTGCGATGAGGATTGGACTGTTATTTTGAGCCGCACCTCCGATGATGTGAACTTCGAACGCGGCTGGCTGGATTATCGCGATGGCTTTGGCAATTTGGCTGGGGACTTCTTTATTGGTCTCAACAAACTGCATGCCCTCACTTCATCGGCCTTGCACGAACTGCGGATTGTGATGGAGGACTTCTCGggcaacgtggcgtatgcgggATATTCGTTGTTTGCCATTGGCAGCGAAAAGGAACTATATCCACTCGTCTTGCTGGGCAAATTCCAGGATAGTTTGACTCCTTCAGCTGGAGATTCATTGTCGTATCATGCCGGAGCTAAGTTTAGCACTGTGGATCAGGATAATGACAACTGCCTGGAGTGCAATTGCGCTCTGAGGCACAAGGGAGCTGGCTGGTTTAACAACTGCGCAAAGAGCAACTTATTCGGCGAATATACCACCCAGAACCAAGCTGGAGAAACTGGGATCTGGTGGGACACCTTTTCAGGGCAGAATTCGCTGAAACGGGTTCGTTGGATGATTCGTCCCATTTCCGAGGGAACAGATGATGCCAGGCGATAG
- the LOC117141057 gene encoding ficolin-2 isoform X1, whose amino-acid sequence MMRPQLAAMAIVMVLAVICGFGTGSVLEVPGVTQAPPLPPRNLRSNQTRSRMPNNFRSIATPTSAPRCDYKELMTNLHDRVGILVTLDEDQRHRLEVIDKKLDQLVESSSARMESMKAQQLDFLQRLDSFEHIQRLSRNTLDELKGETDQVFGPRNVRELKHKLRNRKKMKDISRTVRDVSQEQYPSSGVGTFNESNLNLSSRLDALATLLASTALSVRSVQVEVANLSRAIRRQSRLIQGKGFRSTPSQQPIFYGPTGLNGPTATRQLPSSCSYSFLANHGILKVQLTPESESFYVSCDEDWTVILSRTSDDVNFERGWLDYRDGFGNLAGDFFIGLNKLHALTSSALHELRIVMEDFSGNVAYAGYSLFAIGSEKELYPLVLLGKFQDSLTPSAGDSLSYHAGAKFSTVDQDNDNCLECNCALRHKGAGWFNNCAKSNLFGEYTTQNQAGETGIWWDTFSGQNSLKRVRWMIRPISEGTDDARR is encoded by the exons ATGATGAGGCCCCAATTAGCGGCCATGGCCATTGTCATGGTGCTGGCTGTGATCTGCGGTTTCGGCACTGGTTCCGTGCTGGAAGTACCCGGAGTCACACAGGCACCACCACTCCCACCTCGTAACCTGCGAAGCAACCAAACGCGGTCGCGCATGCCCAACAACTTCCGA AGCATTGCGACCCCCACAAGTGCTCCCAGATGTGACTACAAGGAGCTGATGACCAATCTGCACGATCGCGTTGGCATCTTGGTGACCTTGGACGAGGACCAGCGCCACCGCCTGGAAGTCATCGATAAGAA ATTGGATCAGCTGGTGGAAAGCAGTTCGGCCCGCATGGAATCGATGAAGGCCCAGCAACTGGACTTCCTGCAGCGACTGGACAGTTTTGAGCACATCCAGCGGCTTTCGAGGAACACTCTAGACGAGCTTAAAGGTGAAACCGATCAGGTTTTCGGTCCCCGGAATGTCAGGGAGCTAAAACACAAGCTAAGAAATCGCAAAAAGATGAAGG ATATCTCGCGCACTGTTCGTGACGTTTCGCAGGAACAGTATCCCAGCTCGGGAGTAGGTACATTTAATGAATCCAACTTGAATTTATCAAGTCGCCTGGATGCCTTGGCCACTCTTTTGGCTTCTACTGCTCTCAGTgtcagatctgtgcaggtTGAAGTGGCCAATCTTTCGCGGGCCATTAG GCGCCAAAGCCGTTTGATCCAGGGTAAAGGATTTAGGTCGACACCAAGTCAGCAGCCAATCTTCTATGGCCCAACTGGATTGAATGGACCAACAGCTACACGGCAGTTGCCTAGTAGTTGCTCCTATTCCTTCCTTGCTAACCACGGAATTCTGAAAGTCCAGCTCACACCCGAATCGGAATCATTCTACGTATCCTGCGATGAGGATTGGACTGTTATTTTGAGCCGCACCTCCGATGATGTGAACTTCGAACGCGGCTGGCTGGATTATCGCGATGGCTTTGGCAATTTGGCTGGGGACTTCTTTATTGGTCTCAACAAACTGCATGCCCTCACTTCATCGGCCTTGCACGAACTGCGGATTGTGATGGAGGACTTCTCGggcaacgtggcgtatgcgggATATTCGTTGTTTGCCATTGGCAGCGAAAAGGAACTATATCCACTCGTCTTGCTGGGCAAATTCCAGGATAGTTTGACTCCTTCAGCTGGAGATTCATTGTCGTATCATGCCGGAGCTAAGTTTAGCACTGTGGATCAGGATAATGACAACTGCCTGGAGTGCAATTGCGCTCTGAGGCACAAGGGAGCTGGCTGGTTTAACAACTGCGCAAAGAGCAACTTATTCGGCGAATATACCACCCAGAACCAAGCTGGAGAAACTGGGATCTGGTGGGACACCTTTTCAGGGCAGAATTCGCTGAAACGGGTTCGTTGGATGATTCGTCCCATTTCCGAGGGAACAGATGATGCCAGGCGATAG
- the LOC117141058 gene encoding lipase member H isoform X1, producing METLVIRVGLLWITLDMAKTSLCLVPILCQFLGLHAALLDSLLNQSTIYYLKPSADVSLETVDQLSSAESVKLIVHGYLGSRTHGSIMPLRNAYTAQGYENVLVADWGPVANLDYPSSRLAVKKVARILAKLLEEFLQRHGISLEGVHVIGHSLGAHIAGRIGRYFNGSLGRVTGLDPALPLFSSRSDDSLHSNAAQFVDVIHTDYPLFGDIRPRGTVDFYPNFGLAPQPGCENVDVVAASKLLHEAYSCSHNRAVMFYAESIGMPENFPAISCSLTAIKSRRVEDCLREKSKTNTNPSEYQTVFMGEHVNHSATLYYYLKTNGAPPYGQGRNSHF from the exons ATGGAAACTCTAGTTATTCGAGTGGGTTTACTGTGGATTACTTTAGACATGGCCAAGACCAGTTTATGTCTGGTACCAATTCTCTGTCAATTTCTGGGACTACATGCCGCTTTGCTAGACTCTCTACTTAATCAGAGTACCATTTACTACCTTAAACCATCAGCGGATGTTTCCCTAGAGACTGTGGATCAGTTGTCGTCTGCGGAATCTGTCAAGTTGATTGTGCACGGTTACCTGGGATCGCGCACCCATGGCTCTATAATGCCTCTGAGAAATG CCTATACTGCTCAGGGATATGAGAATGTTTTGGTGGCTGACTGGGGTCCTGTGGCCAATTTAGATTATCCCAGCTCGCGGTTGGCTGTGAAGAAGGTGGCTCGGATTCTAGCCAAATTATTGGAGGAATTCCTTCAACGCCATGGGATCTCTTTAGAAGGAGTCCATGTCATAGGACACAGCTTGGGAGCTCATATTGCAGGACGAATTGGACGTTATTTCAATGGATCTTTGGGCAGAGTTACGGGTCTGGATCCGGCTCTTCCCCTCTTTTCAAGCCGATCGGATGACAGTTTGCACTCGAATGCCGCTCAATTCGTGGATGTGATTCACACGGACTATCCTTTGTTTGGGGATATTCGGCCTCGAGGAACTGTGGACTTCTATCCAAATTTTGGACTGGCTCCACAGCCAGGCTGTGAAAATGtggatgttgttgctgccagtAAGCTACTCCACGAGGCTT ATAGTTGCAGTCACAATCGAGCAGTCATGTTCTACGCTGAATCAATTGGAATGCCTGAGAATTTTCCAGCGATTTCTTGCAGTTTGACGGCCATTAAAAGTCGGCGTGTTGAGGACTGTCTAAGggaaaaatcaaaaactaatACAAACCCAAGTGAATATCAAACTGTTTTTATGGGCGAACATGTTAATCACAG CGCCACCTTGTACTATTATTTGAAAACTAATGGAGCGCCACCCTACGGCCAGGGCAGGAACTCACATTTCTGA
- the LOC117141058 gene encoding lipase member H isoform X2 yields METLVIRVGLLWITLDMAKTSLCLVPILCQFLGLHAALLDSLLNQSTIYYLKPSADVSLETVDQLSSAESVKLIVHGYLGSRTHGSIMPLRNAYTAQGYENVLVADWGPVANLDYPSSRLAVKKVARILAKLLEEFLQRHGISLEGVHVIGHSLGAHIAGRIGRYFNGSLGRVTGLDPALPLFSSRSDDSLHSNAAQFVDVIHTDYPLFGDIRPRGTVDFYPNFGLAPQPGCENVDVVAANSCSHNRAVMFYAESIGMPENFPAISCSLTAIKSRRVEDCLREKSKTNTNPSEYQTVFMGEHVNHSATLYYYLKTNGAPPYGQGRNSHF; encoded by the exons ATGGAAACTCTAGTTATTCGAGTGGGTTTACTGTGGATTACTTTAGACATGGCCAAGACCAGTTTATGTCTGGTACCAATTCTCTGTCAATTTCTGGGACTACATGCCGCTTTGCTAGACTCTCTACTTAATCAGAGTACCATTTACTACCTTAAACCATCAGCGGATGTTTCCCTAGAGACTGTGGATCAGTTGTCGTCTGCGGAATCTGTCAAGTTGATTGTGCACGGTTACCTGGGATCGCGCACCCATGGCTCTATAATGCCTCTGAGAAATG CCTATACTGCTCAGGGATATGAGAATGTTTTGGTGGCTGACTGGGGTCCTGTGGCCAATTTAGATTATCCCAGCTCGCGGTTGGCTGTGAAGAAGGTGGCTCGGATTCTAGCCAAATTATTGGAGGAATTCCTTCAACGCCATGGGATCTCTTTAGAAGGAGTCCATGTCATAGGACACAGCTTGGGAGCTCATATTGCAGGACGAATTGGACGTTATTTCAATGGATCTTTGGGCAGAGTTACGGGTCTGGATCCGGCTCTTCCCCTCTTTTCAAGCCGATCGGATGACAGTTTGCACTCGAATGCCGCTCAATTCGTGGATGTGATTCACACGGACTATCCTTTGTTTGGGGATATTCGGCCTCGAGGAACTGTGGACTTCTATCCAAATTTTGGACTGGCTCCACAGCCAGGCTGTGAAAATGtggatgttgttgctgcca ATAGTTGCAGTCACAATCGAGCAGTCATGTTCTACGCTGAATCAATTGGAATGCCTGAGAATTTTCCAGCGATTTCTTGCAGTTTGACGGCCATTAAAAGTCGGCGTGTTGAGGACTGTCTAAGggaaaaatcaaaaactaatACAAACCCAAGTGAATATCAAACTGTTTTTATGGGCGAACATGTTAATCACAG CGCCACCTTGTACTATTATTTGAAAACTAATGGAGCGCCACCCTACGGCCAGGGCAGGAACTCACATTTCTGA